A DNA window from Amycolatopsis sp. DSM 110486 contains the following coding sequences:
- a CDS encoding selenium-binding family protein: protein MATALAIAAVTYTGASTSAYADVQVFTDSKTAADGKQYWVQNHLVSKDLTAKSGTPKKWLLVWAGDENIADTAVKDVKNLPGTLGGGLNKVKNALPGPDFLAVIDATQGSPSYGKVVNTATVGPLVENEPHHMQYVWHKGDTIYAGALFAAATYAFDVSSLPQLKLKGVSLPTQTLGGSVPDAYWVLKDGTAYGTYMGGPVVPGPYTYQDGSTQIGNGFAGSPGEVVHFDQNAQVLSQNPAATPQGDNPKLCDNLPQLGKPTCANPHGVQAREDLNTLVTSDYAEPRNIILDPVKQPSPYLRRPTVRTWDISDRNHPKLKAVSYLPDGPRADPADPLHSESRAVMETTVTNLPGHKGAFAQTMQGGAVFYTPDITAKDPHWIEVFDDGAANKAIYPGNDANGASSNGGWIQTSPDDKYLYRAIVGRQKGTLGADDPGTTGGVYVLDIRKLVNAGDRIEDIQGRVDTKAKAQQGGGGDLPTVVGAAPINPGTPGAGPHWGAYDNLALGSDGFYHETAQPQHLAVSNYFVARSGLDGDHKVNLLNLGPDGKISVDQNFRDEFTGQVGINFNRKSWPHGDFGNAKPHSELFVAADADVK, encoded by the coding sequence ATGGCCACCGCGTTGGCGATCGCGGCGGTGACCTACACCGGGGCGAGCACGAGTGCGTACGCGGATGTGCAGGTGTTCACCGACAGCAAGACCGCGGCCGACGGCAAGCAGTACTGGGTGCAGAACCACCTGGTGTCGAAGGATCTCACCGCGAAGTCGGGCACGCCGAAGAAGTGGCTGCTCGTGTGGGCCGGTGACGAGAACATCGCCGACACCGCGGTGAAGGACGTCAAGAACCTGCCGGGTACCCTCGGCGGCGGGCTCAACAAGGTGAAGAACGCCTTGCCCGGTCCCGATTTCCTCGCTGTGATCGACGCGACGCAGGGCTCGCCGTCGTACGGCAAGGTCGTGAACACCGCGACGGTCGGCCCGCTCGTCGAGAACGAGCCGCACCACATGCAGTACGTGTGGCACAAGGGCGACACGATCTACGCGGGCGCACTGTTCGCCGCGGCGACGTATGCGTTCGATGTGAGTTCCTTGCCACAGCTGAAACTCAAGGGCGTCAGCCTGCCGACACAGACGCTCGGCGGTTCGGTGCCCGACGCGTACTGGGTGCTCAAGGACGGCACGGCGTACGGCACCTACATGGGCGGGCCGGTCGTGCCCGGGCCGTACACCTACCAGGACGGCAGCACGCAGATCGGCAACGGGTTCGCCGGCAGCCCCGGCGAGGTCGTGCACTTCGACCAGAACGCGCAGGTCCTGTCACAGAACCCGGCCGCGACACCGCAAGGCGACAACCCCAAGCTGTGCGACAACCTCCCGCAGCTCGGGAAACCGACGTGCGCCAACCCGCACGGCGTGCAGGCCCGCGAGGATCTGAACACGTTGGTCACCAGCGACTACGCCGAACCGCGCAACATCATCCTCGACCCGGTGAAGCAGCCGTCGCCGTACCTGCGGCGCCCGACCGTGCGCACGTGGGACATCTCCGACCGCAACCACCCGAAGCTCAAGGCGGTCTCCTACCTGCCGGACGGCCCGCGCGCCGACCCGGCCGACCCGCTGCACTCGGAAAGCCGCGCGGTCATGGAGACCACGGTGACGAACCTGCCGGGCCACAAGGGCGCCTTCGCCCAGACCATGCAGGGTGGAGCGGTGTTCTACACGCCGGACATCACGGCGAAGGATCCGCATTGGATCGAGGTGTTCGACGACGGGGCGGCCAACAAGGCCATCTACCCGGGCAACGACGCCAACGGCGCCAGTTCCAACGGCGGCTGGATCCAGACCAGCCCGGACGACAAGTACCTCTACCGCGCGATCGTCGGGCGGCAGAAGGGCACGCTCGGCGCGGACGACCCCGGCACCACCGGCGGCGTCTACGTGCTCGACATCCGGAAGCTGGTCAACGCCGGCGACCGGATCGAGGACATCCAGGGCCGTGTAGACACCAAGGCCAAGGCGCAGCAGGGCGGCGGCGGTGACCTGCCGACGGTCGTCGGCGCGGCGCCGATCAACCCCGGCACGCCGGGCGCCGGCCCGCACTGGGGCGCCTACGACAACCTCGCGCTCGGCAGCGACGGGTTCTACCACGAGACGGCGCAGCCGCAGCACCTCGCGGTGTCGAACTACTTCGTCGCCCGGTCCGGTTTAGACGGTGACCACAAGGTCAACCTGCTGAACCTCGGCCCGGACGGGAAGATCTCCGTGGACCAGAACTTCCGCGACGAGTTCACCGGCCAGGTCGGGATCAACTTCAACCGCAAGTCCTGGCCCCACGGCGACTTCGGCAACGCCAAGCCGCACTCGGAGCTGTTCGTGGCCGCGGACGCCGACGTCAAGTGA
- a CDS encoding flavodoxin family protein → MSPRFDGLRAVFFNSTLKRSPEPSNTEGLLRVSAELMRREGVEVEVIRTIDHDIAVGVYPDMTERGWASDEWPALYEKVLAADILVLCGPIWLGDNSSEMKKVIERLYACSHLLNDAGQYAYYGRVGGCLLTGNEDGVKHCAMNVLYSLQHLGYTIPPQADAGWLGPIGPGPSYLDPGSGGPENDFTNRNTTFMTWNLMHLAKMLKDAGGIPAYGNQRAAWDEGERFDFTHPNPEYR, encoded by the coding sequence GTGAGTCCCCGATTCGACGGCCTGCGCGCCGTGTTCTTCAACAGCACGCTGAAGCGCTCGCCGGAGCCGAGCAACACCGAAGGACTCCTGCGGGTGAGCGCGGAGCTCATGCGGCGCGAGGGCGTCGAGGTCGAGGTGATCCGGACGATCGACCACGACATCGCCGTCGGGGTGTACCCCGACATGACCGAGCGCGGCTGGGCGAGCGACGAATGGCCGGCGCTGTACGAGAAGGTGCTGGCCGCCGACATCCTGGTCCTGTGTGGACCGATCTGGCTCGGGGACAACTCGTCCGAAATGAAGAAGGTCATCGAACGGCTCTATGCGTGTTCACACCTGCTCAACGACGCCGGCCAGTACGCTTACTACGGACGCGTCGGTGGCTGCCTGCTCACCGGCAACGAGGACGGGGTGAAGCACTGCGCGATGAACGTGCTCTACAGCCTCCAGCACCTCGGTTACACGATCCCGCCGCAGGCCGACGCCGGCTGGCTCGGGCCGATCGGCCCGGGTCCGTCCTACCTGGACCCGGGGTCGGGCGGGCCGGAGAACGACTTCACGAACCGCAACACCACGTTCATGACGTGGAACCTCATGCACCTGGCGAAAATGCTGAAGGACGCGGGCGGAATCCCCGCGTACGGCAACCAGCGAGCGGCCTGGGACGAGGGCGAGCGGTTCGATTTCACCCATCCCAACCCCGAATACCGCTGA
- a CDS encoding thiamine pyrophosphate-dependent enzyme encodes MTTVGKMLVQSLADHGVSAMWGVVGDALNPITDALRQEPRIRWIGVRHEEAGAFAAGAQSQLTGRIGVCMGTVGPGSLHLLNGLYDAKKSHTPLLAICGQVPSAEMGSDYHQEVDNDAVFRDVSVFSRTITDPAQFPYLLELAVNAAYARNGVAVLTLPGDIAGRELPHGTQEPRFVSQHPPVTPEAGALGEVAAVLNGADTVTMLVGSGARPARDEVLATAETLAAPMVLTLKGKETLERDNDYQVGQTGLIGNPAAQHALSHGDVLLMVGTDFPYRDWYPKGKTVVQIDHEGERIGRRVHVDHALVGDARTTLAALLPLLEAKPSRAHLTASRERYTSWRDRQRHLADPGYDSTVTGRVRKQFDNRERAIRPEVLAAAIDRHADADAVFTSDTGMSTVWLARFVTLHGNRQLLGSYNLGSMANALPHALGAAQLDPARQTIAFCGDGGLTMLMGELLTVAAYELPVKIFVFDNSRLGMVKLEQEQGGIPEFGTVLKNPDLAGVARACGIHAVRVEHPDQVDAGVRAALAHPGPVLVDVVTNAEEIVIPPKPTVGQAWGFAIAKIEETLISAHDVDEKA; translated from the coding sequence ATGACCACTGTCGGGAAGATGCTCGTGCAAAGCCTGGCCGACCACGGCGTGTCCGCGATGTGGGGCGTGGTCGGCGACGCGCTGAACCCGATCACCGACGCGCTGCGCCAGGAGCCCCGCATCCGGTGGATAGGAGTCCGGCACGAGGAGGCGGGCGCGTTCGCCGCGGGCGCGCAGTCGCAGCTCACCGGCCGGATCGGCGTGTGCATGGGCACCGTCGGACCGGGCTCGCTGCACCTGCTCAACGGCCTCTACGACGCGAAGAAGTCCCACACCCCCCTGCTCGCGATCTGCGGCCAGGTGCCCAGCGCCGAGATGGGCAGCGACTACCACCAGGAAGTGGACAACGACGCCGTGTTCCGCGACGTGTCGGTGTTCTCCCGCACGATCACCGACCCGGCCCAGTTCCCGTACCTGCTGGAGCTGGCGGTGAACGCGGCGTACGCACGCAACGGGGTGGCCGTGCTGACCCTGCCGGGCGACATCGCGGGACGCGAGCTGCCGCACGGCACGCAGGAGCCGCGGTTCGTGAGCCAGCACCCGCCGGTGACCCCGGAGGCCGGGGCGCTCGGCGAGGTGGCGGCCGTGCTCAACGGCGCGGACACCGTGACCATGCTGGTCGGCTCCGGCGCACGCCCGGCCCGCGACGAGGTGCTGGCGACGGCGGAAACCCTTGCCGCGCCGATGGTCCTGACCCTCAAGGGCAAGGAAACCCTCGAACGGGACAACGACTACCAGGTCGGGCAAACCGGCCTGATCGGCAACCCCGCGGCGCAGCACGCGCTGAGCCACGGCGACGTGCTGCTGATGGTGGGCACCGACTTCCCGTACCGAGACTGGTACCCGAAGGGCAAGACCGTGGTGCAGATCGACCACGAGGGTGAACGCATCGGCCGCCGCGTGCACGTGGACCACGCGCTCGTCGGCGACGCCCGCACCACGCTGGCCGCGCTGCTGCCGCTGCTCGAGGCGAAGCCCTCGCGCGCGCACCTCACGGCGTCCCGCGAGCGCTACACGAGCTGGCGCGACCGCCAGCGCCACCTCGCCGACCCCGGCTACGACTCCACCGTCACCGGCCGCGTACGCAAGCAGTTCGACAACCGCGAGCGCGCCATCCGCCCTGAGGTGCTCGCGGCAGCTATCGACCGCCACGCCGACGCCGACGCGGTGTTCACCTCCGACACCGGCATGTCGACGGTGTGGCTCGCCCGCTTCGTGACCCTGCACGGAAACCGGCAGCTGCTCGGGTCGTACAACCTGGGCTCCATGGCCAACGCGCTGCCCCACGCCCTCGGTGCCGCCCAGCTCGACCCGGCCCGCCAGACCATCGCGTTCTGCGGTGACGGCGGCCTCACCATGCTCATGGGCGAACTGCTCACGGTCGCGGCCTACGAGCTGCCGGTGAAGATCTTCGTGTTCGACAACTCCCGCCTCGGCATGGTCAAGCTCGAGCAGGAACAGGGCGGCATCCCCGAGTTCGGCACCGTGCTCAAGAACCCGGACCTCGCCGGCGTCGCCCGGGCCTGCGGCATCCACGCCGTTCGCGTCGAGCACCCCGACCAGGTCGACGCCGGTGTCCGCGCCGCACTGGCCCACCCCGGCCCGGTGCTGGTCGACGTCGTCACCAATGCCGAAGAGATCGTGATCCCGCCGAAGCCCACTGTCGGCCAGGCGTGGGGCTTCGCCATCGCCAAGATCGAGGAGACCCTGATCTCGGCGCACGACGTCGACGAAAAGGCGTAA